The Sphingobacterium bambusae genome includes a window with the following:
- a CDS encoding DUF6624 domain-containing protein, whose protein sequence is MKNSLLLFVVYLGLQSCSSSKSLPAGEQSRIQAHLAEMVTTDQVAAKVRTGAYQDYSDARWDAFKDSVFRTNQKNIAAYFSRYGYLGYREVGKESSNHFWLLVQHCDHDPAFQRKVLRAMKKQVRRKNANPENYAYLFDRVQVNAGKKQQFGTQVTYLVRTTGRAIPKIGLLDSARVDQLRQEHNLEPLKVYLNRMTQLHFQMNKASYNEKGITEPDLY, encoded by the coding sequence ATGAAAAACAGTCTGCTTTTATTCGTCGTTTACCTAGGCCTGCAGAGTTGCAGCAGCAGCAAATCGCTACCTGCTGGCGAGCAATCGCGGATACAGGCGCATCTCGCGGAGATGGTGACCACGGATCAGGTGGCGGCAAAGGTAAGAACTGGCGCATACCAAGACTATAGCGATGCCCGTTGGGATGCATTTAAAGACAGCGTATTTCGGACAAACCAAAAGAATATTGCCGCTTACTTTTCACGCTACGGCTACTTGGGCTATCGGGAAGTAGGGAAGGAGAGTTCCAATCATTTTTGGCTGCTGGTGCAGCATTGCGACCACGACCCGGCCTTTCAGCGCAAGGTATTGCGGGCCATGAAAAAACAGGTGCGAAGAAAGAATGCCAATCCGGAAAACTACGCCTATCTTTTTGATCGGGTGCAGGTAAATGCGGGGAAGAAGCAGCAATTCGGCACGCAAGTGACCTACCTTGTGCGCACGACGGGACGGGCGATTCCGAAAATTGGTTTGCTAGATTCTGCCCGCGTAGACCAGCTGCGGCAGGAGCATAACTTGGAACCCCTGAAAGTCTATTTGAACCGTATGACACAGCTGCATTTTCAAATGAATAAAGCATCGTATAATGAGAAGGGCATAACCGAGCCCGACCTGTATTAA
- a CDS encoding alkaline phosphatase family protein has protein sequence MKKLNYGLLGLCLALLHSTGSFAQAPTAKVKKALLVIVDGIPADVIEREDTPNIDEISKDGGYTRAYMGGERGGYSQTPTISAVCYTSMITGTWGNKHNVWGNDVSAPNYNYWTIFRHLKAQQPNRKLGIYSTWLDNRTKILGEGKPETNKLKIDYHYDGYELDTLRFPHDKMTTYISKIDEEVTAQAWQSIRTEAPDLSWVYLQYTDNAGHIFGDAEGMYDAVHKADRQVGDIYNAVKYREQYFNEDWMVVIITDHGRDVATGLSHGGQTDRERTIWIATNKQGLNQHFHAHQPAIVDILPSVARHLEVNIPQQQAWELDGVPFVGKVSIADPKAKLVDGKIEAEWTPFAKEGQVELFLAESNTFKEKGVAQADSYTSLGKVDLAKGKASIALPVALAGKKFYKLVLSAEHNAVNRWIIP, from the coding sequence ATGAAGAAACTAAACTACGGCCTGCTGGGCCTTTGCCTAGCGCTATTGCACAGCACCGGCAGCTTCGCGCAAGCGCCAACAGCGAAAGTCAAAAAAGCCCTCTTGGTGATTGTAGACGGCATCCCTGCCGATGTGATCGAGCGGGAGGATACGCCCAATATTGATGAAATCTCCAAAGATGGTGGATACACGCGCGCCTACATGGGTGGCGAGCGTGGCGGCTACTCGCAAACGCCTACCATATCCGCGGTATGCTACACCAGCATGATCACCGGCACTTGGGGCAATAAGCACAATGTATGGGGCAATGATGTTAGCGCCCCCAATTACAACTACTGGACCATCTTCCGTCACCTCAAAGCCCAGCAACCCAATCGCAAACTAGGCATCTACTCCACTTGGCTAGACAACCGCACGAAAATTTTGGGCGAAGGAAAGCCGGAGACCAACAAATTGAAAATCGATTACCATTACGACGGCTACGAGCTGGATACCCTTCGTTTTCCGCACGATAAGATGACCACCTACATCAGCAAGATCGATGAGGAGGTTACGGCACAAGCTTGGCAAAGCATCCGCACGGAAGCGCCAGACCTCAGCTGGGTGTACCTGCAGTATACGGATAATGCCGGCCATATCTTCGGCGATGCCGAAGGGATGTATGATGCCGTGCACAAAGCGGATAGACAGGTGGGCGATATCTACAACGCCGTCAAATACCGCGAGCAGTATTTCAATGAAGATTGGATGGTGGTGATCATCACCGATCATGGTCGCGATGTAGCCACAGGCCTTTCCCACGGTGGCCAAACGGATCGCGAGCGCACCATCTGGATCGCCACCAACAAGCAGGGGCTAAATCAGCATTTCCATGCGCACCAACCGGCTATCGTCGATATACTGCCTTCTGTAGCGCGCCACCTCGAGGTGAATATTCCGCAGCAGCAGGCTTGGGAACTGGATGGCGTGCCTTTCGTCGGTAAGGTATCCATCGCCGATCCAAAAGCTAAGCTGGTCGACGGCAAAATAGAAGCCGAATGGACGCCCTTTGCCAAAGAGGGTCAAGTGGAGCTTTTCCTAGCCGAAAGCAATACCTTTAAGGAAAAAGGGGTAGCACAAGCGGATAGCTATACGTCCCTTGGTAAAGTTGACCTCGCCAAAGGAAAGGCTTCTATAGCGCTACCCGTAGCACTTGCCGGCAAAAAGTTTTATAAGCTTGTGCTCTCCGCAGAGCATAATGCAGTAAACCGCTGGATAATTCCCTAA
- a CDS encoding carboxylesterase family protein, whose translation MLKKIKALFFINFALIAFGVNAQTRFSDSTKVDSLTFVRTRDIINKLSHDLFEKHTYTKDEKSLPYRLLKPKNYDSTKSYPVIIAFHNSSRIGNDNEKQLEHLSKIWIREDVYDRYSAYVIVPQFKERSSTYLKADDGSLRSVPFNDIHMVLNLLDDFQRRYNVDKSRIYLIGYSMGGSTAQNILNLAPDKFAAIVSVAAVPDFSNIHSLKRKSVFLIHGKMDAVNPYEGSEELFQKLKGNKNVVFKTFTELNHDNITIPLLLDNKIPHWLFKQKK comes from the coding sequence ATGCTTAAAAAAATAAAAGCACTATTCTTTATAAATTTTGCGCTGATAGCGTTCGGCGTAAACGCGCAAACTCGTTTTTCTGATAGCACAAAAGTGGATAGTTTGACGTTCGTTCGTACAAGGGATATCATTAATAAATTGTCTCATGATCTTTTCGAAAAACATACCTATACAAAAGATGAAAAGAGTTTGCCATATCGATTGTTAAAGCCAAAAAATTATGATAGCACCAAGAGTTATCCCGTTATTATTGCCTTTCATAATTCTAGTAGGATTGGGAATGATAATGAAAAGCAATTGGAGCATCTATCAAAAATATGGATCAGAGAAGATGTTTATGATAGGTATTCCGCTTATGTAATTGTCCCTCAATTTAAAGAGCGGTCATCTACGTATTTGAAAGCTGATGATGGATCGCTGAGATCGGTGCCTTTTAATGATATACATATGGTATTGAACTTATTGGATGATTTTCAAAGGAGATACAACGTGGATAAATCCCGAATTTATCTTATAGGCTATTCGATGGGCGGATCAACGGCTCAAAATATTTTAAACCTTGCGCCCGATAAATTTGCTGCCATTGTCTCGGTTGCCGCTGTTCCGGATTTCTCAAACATCCATTCGCTCAAGCGGAAAAGTGTTTTTTTGATTCATGGGAAGATGGATGCTGTAAATCCATACGAAGGGTCTGAAGAGCTTTTTCAAAAATTAAAAGGCAATAAAAACGTGGTTTTTAAAACTTTCACGGAATTGAATCATGATAATATTACGATCCCACTACTCCTAGATAATAAAATACCTCATTGGTTGTTTAAACAGAAGAAATAG
- a CDS encoding metallophosphoesterase family protein → MKKTPHIIILLLSILLGSSPAVKAQQFKFAFLTDLHIHSDSTLHQVAQRLQKLPKSIDFVLSGGDNVDIDNLKPADVPQGEKRLAQLKDLLDKTNKPYHMAIGNHDRLPSSLRHGKNDFQAFEKTFGNTYYSFTHKGCTFIVLNSVEVENNQYSVKSEQLNWLKDLLSKTPQEQPIVVVSHVPFLSVYYPVLEGRYTGADTFQNQKQVFDLFENHNLKLVLQGHMHLYEEIKVKGVQFITAGAVSGNWWHGVFHGTAPGHLEVELSKDNVKWEYIQ, encoded by the coding sequence ATGAAAAAGACACCCCACATCATCATCCTGTTGCTCAGCATCTTGTTGGGCAGCAGTCCTGCCGTCAAGGCACAGCAATTCAAATTTGCGTTTCTTACGGATTTACATATCCACAGCGATAGCACGCTGCATCAAGTTGCCCAACGCCTGCAAAAACTGCCCAAGTCGATAGACTTTGTGCTTAGCGGTGGCGACAATGTCGATATCGATAACCTTAAACCGGCGGATGTTCCCCAAGGCGAAAAGCGACTCGCTCAGTTAAAGGATCTGCTGGATAAAACCAACAAGCCCTACCATATGGCTATTGGCAATCACGATCGCCTGCCGAGCTCCCTCCGCCATGGCAAGAACGATTTCCAAGCCTTCGAGAAAACCTTTGGCAACACCTATTATAGCTTTACGCATAAAGGCTGCACCTTTATCGTTTTGAACAGCGTGGAGGTAGAGAATAACCAATACAGCGTCAAATCCGAGCAGCTGAATTGGCTGAAAGATCTGTTAAGCAAAACGCCACAAGAGCAGCCTATTGTCGTGGTGTCGCATGTTCCCTTCCTATCTGTGTACTACCCCGTATTGGAAGGCCGCTATACAGGCGCAGATACCTTCCAAAACCAAAAGCAGGTGTTCGATCTTTTTGAAAATCACAACCTTAAGCTGGTTCTACAAGGGCATATGCACCTCTATGAGGAAATCAAGGTCAAAGGTGTACAGTTTATTACTGCCGGCGCCGTATCGGGCAACTGGTGGCATGGTGTGTTCCATGGCACTGCGCCGGGACACCTCGAGGTAGAACTATCCAAAGACAATGTAAAATGGGAGTATATCCAATGA
- a CDS encoding AraC family transcriptional regulator, translating to MYHAKYLQFAPFYLEEEVRKTGYLGFLPSTYHQGVTADLCYSCCELEHILLLEIYGEVPAGGFLFKLLPQDFFFWQCYQLMGQAKLLLRKKIVLAENRCLPFASSRRRISMAMDEGKVRLICVGYKEPILEALFQEYPATGNFLGYRPETPPQDVLLPDVGINFRFREVFRQLSCLQFRAFHTRSELTLCLGRLFQELDTALQKESDSGGRSNLQIYHRAIQYISEHYKEDMSKESIADALAVSRRTLFRAFESKHIKIADFIQQLKLRKAQELLQQGEMSVEEVANELQFPNRKYFSREFKKFFFEPPSSIKRNTK from the coding sequence ATGTACCATGCTAAATACCTACAGTTTGCTCCCTTTTACTTAGAGGAGGAGGTTCGGAAGACTGGATATCTAGGCTTCCTGCCCTCGACATACCATCAGGGCGTTACCGCCGATTTATGCTACAGCTGCTGCGAGCTGGAGCATATCCTGCTGTTGGAAATCTATGGCGAGGTTCCTGCTGGGGGATTTCTGTTTAAGTTGTTGCCACAGGACTTCTTCTTTTGGCAATGCTACCAGCTTATGGGGCAAGCCAAGCTGTTGCTGCGCAAAAAAATTGTCTTGGCAGAAAATCGATGTTTGCCCTTTGCATCCAGCAGACGCCGTATTTCGATGGCTATGGATGAAGGCAAGGTTCGTTTAATCTGTGTTGGCTATAAAGAGCCTATACTGGAAGCGCTTTTCCAAGAATATCCAGCAACCGGAAATTTTCTAGGGTATAGGCCGGAAACTCCGCCTCAAGATGTCCTGCTGCCAGATGTCGGGATAAATTTTCGCTTTCGGGAGGTCTTCCGGCAGCTTTCCTGCCTGCAGTTTCGTGCCTTCCATACGCGTAGCGAACTCACCCTTTGCTTGGGGCGCCTTTTTCAGGAGCTGGATACGGCCCTGCAAAAGGAGTCGGACAGCGGTGGGCGCTCCAATCTGCAGATCTACCACCGCGCGATACAATATATAAGTGAACATTACAAGGAAGATATGAGTAAGGAAAGCATTGCCGATGCGCTCGCTGTCAGTAGGCGAACCCTATTCCGGGCTTTCGAGAGCAAGCATATCAAAATAGCGGATTTTATACAACAGCTGAAATTAAGAAAAGCGCAGGAGCTGCTCCAGCAAGGCGAAATGTCCGTGGAAGAGGTGGCCAATGAGCTGCAGTTTCCCAATCGCAAATACTTTAGCCGTGAGTTTAAAAAGTTCTTTTTTGAACCGCCTTCATCGATCAAAAGAAACACAAAATAA
- a CDS encoding fibronectin type III domain-containing protein — protein sequence MFKPTLQFRKLSEVQVGQYAESILVKMTENANLFPDPDPALEFLEETLTAFRRAVADAAFRDMRQVVIKNQRFTELKSVLFDLSLYVTKVAQGNRALILAAGFMPTKVATPLGLAPKPTDLRATAVAARPGVVELRVNVWNAALMYFFEYRKVQSEDVWERVSSSRANIAISGLESLERYEFRVAYATTNPTLTYSDVIRSVIM from the coding sequence ATGTTCAAACCAACATTACAATTCCGAAAACTGTCGGAGGTCCAAGTGGGACAGTACGCAGAGAGCATTTTGGTCAAGATGACTGAAAATGCCAATTTGTTTCCAGATCCAGATCCAGCATTGGAGTTTCTGGAAGAAACGCTAACCGCTTTCAGACGCGCGGTAGCCGATGCCGCTTTTCGCGACATGCGACAAGTGGTGATCAAAAATCAGCGCTTTACGGAGCTAAAGTCTGTGCTGTTTGATTTGTCGCTGTATGTGACGAAGGTAGCTCAGGGAAATCGTGCCTTGATCTTGGCGGCCGGCTTTATGCCGACCAAGGTGGCAACGCCTCTTGGGCTGGCGCCGAAGCCTACAGACCTACGTGCCACCGCGGTGGCCGCCAGACCGGGAGTGGTCGAGCTGCGCGTCAACGTTTGGAATGCGGCATTGATGTACTTCTTCGAGTACCGAAAAGTACAGTCTGAAGACGTGTGGGAGCGCGTGTCGAGCTCACGAGCCAATATCGCGATTAGCGGTTTGGAAAGCTTGGAGCGTTACGAGTTCCGTGTGGCCTACGCCACAACAAATCCCACGCTGACGTACAGCGATGTGATTCGTTCGGTCATTATGTAA
- a CDS encoding RagB/SusD family nutrient uptake outer membrane protein, with protein sequence MNRYIKLALFGAVLFSSSSCNDDFMDLSSETEINKESFFNTANDLDLFIVGMYNFSGLGIYQADATTDNASTTGNTEIKNLMTGNASATTITTGWSHEDWAQLRKANFYLENMRKAQISESEKAHYEGLGRYFRARFYVDKVKRFSDVPWVDKALEANDEDYLFAGRDPRAFVVDKIMEDFEYAAQHVNPSAALGAVNKWVVLQEYSRFALYEGTYRKYHDELNLKSTASSFLEKAHTLSNQVMNEGGFSIHNTGNPETDYASLFFSENLDNNPEVVLGRFYANNVLNADEWPGMFGNYEYYPLRDLLQAYLMRDGSFYSSQTGYERFSFVQEFENRDPRLAQSYAFPGWELIYSHTYAQGPGLYVQQLAKNFSGYHQIKGFQNTLSVETRRNLDIPLYRYAEVLLNFAEAKAELGILTQADLDRSINLLRKRAGMPDLLLAQAIDPVMSAKHSNIASAQRNLVLEVRRERRVELAFEGFRFDDLMRWNLGKLLENKREGIYFSGLGKHDMTGDGIPDLELLPASATIPAVKEKNSLGRELQYYRAGTFGQDVGVFLSQGTNGTVETIERTGTFEAPKYYYRPIPQNEIRLNPNLTQIFGW encoded by the coding sequence ATGAACAGATATATTAAACTAGCACTTTTCGGCGCCGTCCTCTTCTCCAGCAGCAGTTGCAACGACGACTTTATGGACCTGAGCTCCGAGACGGAAATTAACAAGGAGAGCTTTTTCAATACCGCCAATGACCTCGATCTTTTTATCGTGGGTATGTACAACTTTTCCGGACTGGGCATTTACCAAGCCGATGCCACCACGGACAATGCCAGCACCACCGGCAACACAGAGATCAAGAACCTGATGACGGGAAATGCCTCCGCTACCACCATCACTACCGGCTGGTCGCATGAGGATTGGGCCCAGCTGCGCAAGGCCAACTTCTACCTCGAAAATATGCGCAAAGCGCAGATCAGCGAGAGCGAAAAAGCACATTATGAAGGCCTGGGCCGTTACTTCCGCGCCCGCTTCTATGTGGATAAGGTAAAACGCTTCTCGGATGTGCCTTGGGTAGATAAAGCCTTGGAAGCAAACGATGAAGACTACCTCTTTGCCGGTCGCGATCCGCGTGCCTTTGTGGTCGACAAGATCATGGAAGATTTCGAATATGCCGCGCAGCATGTCAACCCAAGCGCTGCACTGGGCGCGGTAAACAAATGGGTGGTGCTGCAAGAATACAGCCGCTTTGCGCTGTACGAGGGCACCTATCGCAAATACCACGACGAGCTAAACCTCAAGAGCACAGCAAGCAGCTTTTTGGAAAAAGCGCATACCTTGAGCAACCAAGTGATGAATGAAGGCGGCTTTTCCATCCACAATACCGGCAATCCGGAAACCGACTACGCCAGCTTGTTCTTCAGCGAAAACCTCGATAACAACCCCGAGGTGGTCTTGGGTCGCTTCTACGCCAACAATGTGCTGAATGCCGATGAATGGCCGGGCATGTTTGGCAACTACGAGTATTATCCGCTACGCGACCTGCTACAGGCTTACTTGATGCGCGATGGCTCTTTCTACTCCAGCCAGACCGGCTATGAGCGCTTCTCCTTTGTTCAAGAATTTGAAAACCGGGATCCCCGCTTGGCACAGTCCTACGCCTTCCCGGGCTGGGAGCTTATCTACTCGCATACCTATGCCCAAGGGCCGGGTCTATACGTGCAGCAGCTGGCCAAGAACTTCTCCGGCTACCACCAAATCAAGGGGTTCCAAAACACCCTCAGCGTGGAGACACGCCGCAACTTGGATATTCCACTTTACCGCTATGCAGAGGTGCTGCTCAACTTTGCCGAAGCCAAAGCCGAACTGGGCATCTTAACGCAAGCGGATCTTGACCGCAGCATCAACCTGCTGCGCAAGCGTGCGGGCATGCCCGATCTGCTCTTGGCGCAAGCCATCGATCCCGTGATGTCTGCCAAGCACAGCAACATAGCGAGCGCACAGCGCAACCTCGTCTTGGAAGTGCGCCGCGAGCGTCGTGTAGAGCTGGCCTTCGAAGGCTTCCGCTTTGATGACCTGATGCGCTGGAACCTAGGCAAGCTATTGGAGAACAAACGCGAGGGAATCTATTTCTCCGGCCTAGGCAAGCATGATATGACCGGCGACGGCATTCCAGATCTGGAACTACTACCCGCTTCGGCCACAATTCCGGCCGTAAAAGAGAAAAACAGCCTGGGCCGCGAACTACAATATTACCGCGCGGGCACCTTCGGGCAGGATGTGGGCGTATTCCTTTCGCAAGGCACTAACGGCACGGTAGAAACCATCGAACGCACCGGTACCTTCGAAGCACCAAAATATTATTATCGCCCTATTCCGCAAAATGAAATCCGATTAAATCCTAACTTAACACAAATATTTGGCTGGTAA
- a CDS encoding reverse transcriptase domain-containing protein, whose protein sequence is MKRKPDWLQGKGYMHITPSLSVNTNWKDYYRKITSPKYVATYAFFPLIHRILSDRKYKKADPKRHHVKVPKSRGHSHKRLDGTGTDKSIKNRPLHYSSHFDSLIYSYYAHLLGSAYESKLKEDWELDKAVLAYRSIPISETDRSGKSNIHFAHEVFAEINDRVESQGDVAVLAIDLKSFFSTLHHEILYDIWAYAINEKILPPDHYNVYKSCTNFSYILYNDLKKKGSRNFDESKLAKIRRNKGFKCFFESNQEFRKTIREGQLRIYKNPFRGDRNESGRNEMIGIPQGLPLSAILANLYLIEFDRTIVNEISRKLGAHYRRYSDDILILCKPEEMSYVDDFVNELILSFKVKISKEKTERFLFKKMVYNKAGDKRTTAIKLLNDKTLIDSPLNYLGFEFRGYNTLIKSTNIAKYYRRVIEIIKRRSRRAVRLSASNPTIPRAVYLNQVKKLYNSPLKHANKIENKQLFRRRYSLVIDDRGDFIFHHTDVEAKQPSNYLTYIKRCKKQFETNSFSRQLKKKKQIIGQAINKHLVNKRW, encoded by the coding sequence ATGAAAAGAAAACCAGACTGGCTACAGGGTAAGGGTTACATGCATATCACTCCCTCTTTAAGCGTAAATACGAATTGGAAAGACTACTATCGAAAAATAACCTCTCCAAAGTATGTCGCTACATATGCTTTTTTCCCACTAATTCATCGCATTCTTTCCGACAGAAAATATAAAAAAGCTGATCCAAAAAGACACCATGTCAAAGTCCCCAAATCACGTGGACACAGTCATAAACGATTGGATGGTACAGGAACAGATAAATCTATCAAAAACAGGCCACTACACTACTCTAGCCATTTTGATTCTCTAATATATTCTTACTATGCTCATTTACTAGGATCTGCATATGAAAGCAAACTGAAAGAGGACTGGGAATTGGACAAGGCAGTACTTGCGTACCGATCGATCCCTATAAGTGAAACAGATCGCAGCGGTAAAAGTAATATTCATTTTGCCCACGAGGTTTTTGCCGAGATAAACGACCGAGTAGAATCTCAAGGCGATGTAGCAGTTTTGGCTATTGACCTTAAAAGCTTCTTCTCAACTCTACATCACGAGATTTTATACGATATCTGGGCATATGCTATTAATGAGAAGATACTTCCTCCGGATCACTATAACGTGTACAAGTCATGCACTAACTTTAGTTATATATTATACAATGACTTAAAGAAAAAAGGCAGCCGAAATTTTGATGAATCTAAACTTGCAAAAATAAGGCGCAACAAGGGTTTTAAATGTTTTTTTGAATCTAACCAGGAATTTAGGAAGACAATTAGGGAGGGACAATTGCGAATATACAAAAATCCATTTCGCGGAGATAGAAATGAAAGTGGTAGGAACGAGATGATAGGTATTCCCCAAGGTTTACCGTTGAGTGCGATCTTAGCTAATCTATATCTAATCGAATTTGACCGGACAATCGTAAATGAAATCTCGAGAAAGCTCGGAGCACATTACCGTAGATACTCAGATGATATCCTTATACTTTGCAAACCTGAGGAAATGTCATACGTCGATGACTTTGTCAATGAGCTGATTTTAAGTTTTAAAGTAAAAATCAGTAAAGAGAAGACCGAACGCTTCCTCTTTAAAAAAATGGTTTACAATAAAGCGGGAGACAAAAGAACCACTGCTATTAAACTTCTAAATGACAAAACGTTGATTGACTCGCCATTGAATTATCTTGGCTTTGAGTTCAGAGGCTATAATACACTTATAAAATCGACTAACATTGCAAAATACTACCGCCGTGTCATCGAGATTATAAAACGACGCTCACGTCGTGCAGTACGCTTATCCGCAAGTAATCCAACGATTCCTCGTGCGGTATACCTGAATCAAGTAAAAAAACTGTACAATTCCCCCTTGAAGCATGCCAATAAAATTGAAAACAAACAGTTATTCCGCAGACGTTACTCGCTGGTGATTGATGATAGAGGAGATTTTATTTTTCACCACACTGATGTAGAAGCTAAACAACCTTCAAACTATCTCACGTACATCAAACGCTGTAAAAAACAGTTTGAAACAAATTCGTTCTCTAGACAGCTGAAAAAGAAAAAACAGATTATCGGTCAAGCCATTAATAAGCATTTAGTGAATAAACGCTGGTAA